From Xanthomonas sp. 10-10:
ACGAGCGGTTGATGTTCACCGCCATCGCATAGGCCGCGTTTTGCCAGGTGTATTTGCCGGAATCGGCGCCGGTGGTGTCTTCTTCGAAATCGAACTCGTCCACCGGGCTGGTGGCCGCGCCGTAGGGCAGGCGCGAGAGCGTGCGCGGCATCGCCAGACCGATGTACTTGGAGTCTTCGGACTCGCGCAGCGAGCGCCATGCGGCGTAATCGGGCGTGGAAAAGATCTTGGCCAGGTCGCGCGGGTTGGACAGCTCGTTCCAGTTGTCCATGCCCATCAGTTTGGGCGCGGCTGCGGCAATGAACGGGGCATGCGCGGCCGCGGCAACCTGTGCGATGCCGTTGAGCAGCTCCACATCCGGGGGGCTCTGGTCGAAGTAGTAATCGCCGACCAGACAGCCATACGGCTCGCCGCCGAGCTGACCGTATTCCTGCTCGTAGACCTTCTTGAAGATCGGGCTCTGGTCCCAGGCGGTGCCCTTGTAGCGCTTGAGCACCTTGCCCAGTTCCTTCTTGCTGATGTTCAGCACGCGGATCTTGAGCTGCTGATCGGTCTCGGTGTTGTTGACCAGGTAATGCAGGCCGCGCCAGGCGCCTTCCAGCTGCTGCAGATCGGCGTGATGCAGGATCTGGTTGAGCTGCTGGGTGAGCGTGCGGTCGATCTCGGCGATATAGGCCTTGATGGTTTGCGAGACGTCTTCGCTGACCACATCGCTGCGGTTGAGCACCTGCTCGGCGAGCGTGCGTACCGCCGCCTCCACTTCTTCCTTGGCGCGTTCGCTCTTGGGGCGGAACTCGCGATTGAGCAGCGCGGCAAAATCGCCATGCTCGCTGGTTTCGGTACTGCTGCTGGCCAGTGCGGCTTCGGTGGCGGACATGGCGTCAGGCTCCTTCCGGCTCGGAGGCCGGCTTGGCCGCCGATACCAGCGACTGCAGCAATGCCGGGTCGCGGATGGCATTGGCAATCAACTGCTCTGCGCCGGCCTTGCCGTCCATATAGGTGTCCAGGTTGGCCAGCTGCGTGCGTGCCTCGAGCAACTTGGCCAGCGGCGCGACCTTGCGCGCAATGGCGGCCGGCGAAAAGTCGTCCATGCTTTCGAAGGTGATATCCACCGCCAGCTCGCCTTCGCCGGTGAGCGTATTGGGCACCTTGAACTGCGCGCGCGGGCGCATCGACTGCAGGCGGCTGTCGAAATTGTCGACATCGATCTCCAATGCCTTGCGCTCGTCCAGCGACGGCAGCTCGCCGGCGTTGGCGCCGGACAGGTCCGACATCACGCCCATCACGAACGGAATCTGCACCTTCTTCTGCGCGCCGTAGACCTCCACGTCGTATTCGATCTGCACGCGTGGCGCCCGGTTGCGGGCGATGAACTTCTGACTGCTGGCCATGCCTGATCTCCGATTGAGCTTGCCCGTTGCGCCAACGTGCGGAGCACGTGCGCTGTCTTGTGGCCTGGATATCGCCGGCCCGGCCGATCGCCTGGAGCCTGCGTGCGACGCCGGTGCTGCGGGCCTGCCCGCAACTGCCGCACCACGCGGACCCAAGCGACAGGCCGTGCGATGACGCCTCTTCAGCGTTGCGGCGAGTCTAGGAATGCCCCTGCACGCTCACCCGACAAATCGTCTCAATCGTGCCGATGCGTGATGCGCGGCCGACTTCGTGAAAGAAACGTGATGGGTTGGCGATGCTTTTTTCGGTTGATCAAAGGACAGGCCCCGGGGAGTGGGCCGCAGGCAGTACCGCATGAGCATCAGCTACTACAGCGCCATCGTTCCGCAAGCGGCCCCGACCATGGAGGCGCATGCGCCGCTGATGATCGATCTGCTGGCCTATATCGAGCAGCACATCGGCGAGGCCGAGCTCGGCACCGAGTCGTTGCAACAGGCGTTCGCGCTGTCGCGCGCCTCGTTGTATCGGCTGTTCCAGTCGCGTGGCGGCGTGGCCAGCTATATCCGCGAGCAGCGCCTGTGCACGGCGCACCGTTATCTGCAGGCGTATCCGGAGTGCAGCCTGACCTGGCTGCTGTACGAAATGGGGTTTGCCTCGGAGCGGCAGTTCCAGCGCGCCTTCCAGCAACGCTTCGGCATGCCGCCGATGCAGTGGCGCCGCCAATGCCGTGCCACGCCGCACGCACCGGCACCGCGCCGCGGCCACTACATGCCGATGTGGCGCTTCATGCGCGAACTGAACCACGAGGTGCTGCCCGAGCGCGCATCGCTGCGCCATGGTGTGCTCACGCCCACCGCAGGCTCGCCGCTGGTGCATGCCGAAGCGCTGCGCCGGCTCGCCCGGCCGGCGCCACGCTTTGCCGCGCAGTTGGAACCGATGGAGGGCTAAGCGCAGTGGTTGCGTAGGAGCGCACCTGGGCGCGATGCGGCATTCCCAGTAGCGCCACGTCGCGCCCGGGTACGCTCCTGCATGAAACGACGCGATGGGTCGCCTGCGTACCTGCTCATCAACGCGTTCGTACCACGTCGGCCTCAGCGAATTACCAGGACCGGAATCGTGCTGTGCGTGAGCACTTCCACCGTCTGGCTACCGAGCAGCATGCGGCGCACGCCACGTCGCCCATGCGAGGTCATGATGATCAGATCGCTTTTGCATTCTTCGGCGGTCTGCACGATGCCTTCTGCCGCGAAGCGGTCCAGCACATGCCGTGACGTGGCCTTGATATTGGCGGCTGCCGCCAGTTCCAGCGCAGGACGCAGGATCTTCTCGGCAGCGGCTTCGCGCTCGGTGCGGTATTCCGGACTCGCCTCGTACCCCACGCTCCAACCCATCGCGTCATACATGCCCATCGCCCACGGCTCGGACACGGTGACGATGTCGACCTTGGCACCGGTGGCCTTGGCCAGTTCCAGCCCTTGAAACAAGCCGCGATGCGACAACTCGGATGCATCGATGGCGATGAGAATACGTTTGTACATGGTGACCTCCTGCAAAGATGGCATTGCTGCCGTTTGTGGTGCCGGACTCACGGTGACAGGCGCTGGTGCTGGTTGCCTTGATGTGGATCAATGCTGCAAAGGCTGGCGTGGCACTTAATGTTGTTCTGCTACGCCGTGCACTGCATGCAAGGCCGATCACAGCGCATGCAGCGCGTCGTTCAATCCGCTCAATCCGTCGCCGCGGCATCCGGATCGGGCCGCATTCCTCGCACACGCGCGGGGTTGCCCACTGCCGTCGCACTCGCCGGCACGTCGCGGGTGACCACCGCACCGGCGCCGATCAATGCATCGTCGCCAATGCTCACGCCCGGCAGGATGATGGCCCCGCCACCGATCCACACGTTGCGCCCGATACGGATCGGCTTCCCGAATTCCAGGCCGCTGGCACGCCCCACGGCATCACGCGGGTGATCGGCAGCGTAGATCTGCACGCCGGGGCCGATCTGCGTGCCGTCGCCAATGCTCACCTCGCAGATATCCAGGATCACGCAGTTGAAGTTGAGGAACACGCCCGCACCCAGGCGGATGTTGTAGCCGTAGTCGCAATGAAACGGCGGGCGGATGACCGCGCCCGCCCCGACCTCGGCCAACCGCTCACGCAACAGCGCATGTCGCTGCGCGGCAGTCTGCAAGGCCGCTGCGTTGTAACGCACCATCCAATCGGCAGCGGCCGCCTGATCGGCCTGCAGCTCGTCGTCGGCAGCGTTGTACAGCTCGCCTGCCAGCATTTTGTGTTTTTCAGTGCGCATCGGGCGGTGTGTCTTCATGCAGTCGGTTCGACCGCAGCGTGTCACGAAAGCTGCGGTGAATGCATCGGGCAGCGCACAACAGCGCGGAGCAGTCTGGGTCTGTCGACCTGATTCCTGGCCCGCCCAATCTCCGTGCCAGAACGGCAATTTGCCGGTCCGCCCCTCGTAGCGCTAAAGAGGGTAGAGAGTCGTTGTCGGGAGGGTATGGACCGCGCGCAG
This genomic window contains:
- a CDS encoding universal stress protein, whose protein sequence is MYKRILIAIDASELSHRGLFQGLELAKATGAKVDIVTVSEPWAMGMYDAMGWSVGYEASPEYRTEREAAAEKILRPALELAAAANIKATSRHVLDRFAAEGIVQTAEECKSDLIIMTSHGRRGVRRMLLGSQTVEVLTHSTIPVLVIR
- a CDS encoding sugar O-acetyltransferase, which encodes MRTEKHKMLAGELYNAADDELQADQAAAADWMVRYNAAALQTAAQRHALLRERLAEVGAGAVIRPPFHCDYGYNIRLGAGVFLNFNCVILDICEVSIGDGTQIGPGVQIYAADHPRDAVGRASGLEFGKPIRIGRNVWIGGGAIILPGVSIGDDALIGAGAVVTRDVPASATAVGNPARVRGMRPDPDAAATD
- the tssB gene encoding type VI secretion system contractile sheath small subunit, encoding MASSQKFIARNRAPRVQIEYDVEVYGAQKKVQIPFVMGVMSDLSGANAGELPSLDERKALEIDVDNFDSRLQSMRPRAQFKVPNTLTGEGELAVDITFESMDDFSPAAIARKVAPLAKLLEARTQLANLDTYMDGKAGAEQLIANAIRDPALLQSLVSAAKPASEPEGA
- the tssC gene encoding type VI secretion system contractile sheath large subunit: MSATEAALASSSTETSEHGDFAALLNREFRPKSERAKEEVEAAVRTLAEQVLNRSDVVSEDVSQTIKAYIAEIDRTLTQQLNQILHHADLQQLEGAWRGLHYLVNNTETDQQLKIRVLNISKKELGKVLKRYKGTAWDQSPIFKKVYEQEYGQLGGEPYGCLVGDYYFDQSPPDVELLNGIAQVAAAAHAPFIAAAAPKLMGMDNWNELSNPRDLAKIFSTPDYAAWRSLRESEDSKYIGLAMPRTLSRLPYGAATSPVDEFDFEEDTTGADSGKYTWQNAAYAMAVNINRSFKQYGWCSRIRGIESGGAVEGLPTHTFPTDDGGVDMKCPTEVAITDRRSAELDKMGLMPLVHRKNSDMAAFISAQSLNKPDEYDDPDATANAALGARLPYMFACCRFAHYLKCIVRDKIGSFSDREQMQSWLTRWVTQYIDGDPSNSSEETKARKPLAAAEVVVEEVEGAPGYYSSKFFLKPHYQLEGLTVSLRLVSRLPSAAKA